The stretch of DNA CGGTGCCAATGGTCATCGTCCAGGCCGCGGACCTGGGCAAGACCGGCCTGGAAACCCCGGCACAGCTGGACGCCGATGCCGACTTCAAGGCCCGGTTGATTGGCTTGATGGTCGAGGGCGGCTTGCGCATGCAACTGCGCAACCGCGGCGGCGCCTTGATGAGCGCCGAGGAGCTGCAACGCAGCGAAACCCTGCCGAAGATCTGCATCGTCAGCCCGGCCCAGGGCGCGGGCGATATCAACACCCGGTATTTCACCCCGCAAAACGCCCATCCTTCATTGGCCGTCTCCGGTGGCTGCTGCCTGGCCGCCGCCTGCCTGGCGCAAGGCACCGTGGCCTATGAACTGCTCAAGACGCCCAAGCCCCTGAGCGCCACCACGGCGGAATACCCGGTGTCGATCGAAAACCCGGCGGGGTTGCTGGACACCTTGATCACCGCGCGCGAGGAGGGTGCCTCAATGCGCATCGACGCGGCCGCCTACCGGCGCAGCGCGCAGATCCTGCTCAAGGGCCGGGTGCCGTTGTACAACGCCTCGGCGGCGTTGGTCGCGGCGTTACAAGGGCGGGGCTGAGGTCCCGGACCGGAAAGGTGGCAGCAAATCCGCTCAACCCCGTGAGCGATATTCGCTGGGGGCGACCCCGAACTCGCGGCGAAAGGCCCGGCTGAAGGCGGCTTCGGATTCATAGCCCAGCTGTTCGGCGATCCGTGAAATGCGCAGGCTGGAGGTCTGCAAGCGCTGACTGGCCAGTTGCATGCGCCAGTGCATCAGGTAGCGCATCGGCGATTGGCCCACCAGGCGGGTGAAGCGTTGCGCCAGGTTGGAGCGCGACTGGTTGACCAGGCCGGCCAAGCGCTCGACGCTCCACGCCGCGCCCGGTTCGGCGTGCAGCAGCGCCAGCGCCTGGCCGACCAGCGGGTCGCGCAGGGCGGCGATCCAGCCGCTGATGCCTTGCGGGGCGTGGGCCAGCCAATGGCGCACGGCCCAGATAAACATCAGGTCGATGATCCGCGACAGCATGATGCTGCTGCCGATCGACGGGTTGCGCACTTCCTTCTGCATCGCCGCCACCGTCAGCGACAGCCATTCACGGGAGCCGATCAGGTCGCTTGGGTCCTCGCCCTGGCAGCTGACTTGCAGCACCCCGGGCAAACCCTGGCTCAAGGCCTGGCCGCACCCGCCCTCGAACCGGAAGACTCCGCTGGTGATGCGCGCTGGCAGGTCCGGGCTGGCATCCGCAGTGCTGTGCAGTTGATGAGCCTGGCCGTGGGGCACGAACAGGATGTCCCCGGGCATCAGGCTGGTGGTTTGGTTATTGCCGTCGAGCCTGAGCTGGCAGCCGGCGTCCTGGATCACATGGAAGCAGGCGCCGCCCGCCGCTCGCTGTAGCAGCTGGCCGGGTTGCAGCAGCGTCTCGCCCAGCAGCTCGCCATGCATCCGCGCCAGGCTGAACACTTCGAAAAACACATCGGCGGACGGGTGCCGGAGGTCGGCTGGCGAGGCGGCTGGGGGCAGGTGTCTCTGCACAGTCTTCGGCTTTTCGGTCATGGTCGGTCGGCACCGTCCCCTTCGATAATGAGCGTGCCCGAGCATAAGCCAGCACGGGGGAGGGCGTCTCCTGCCTGTCACTTGACGAGCGACCTGCCCCGCAATGCCCAGGGCCCGGCAGTACCGCCGCCATCGGCGAGCGGTCTTTATCCAGACAGAGGATTCAAGCTCATGAGTGGTCAGCCTACGATTGTGTTGGTGCACGGTTTTTGGGGCGATGCGGCCCATTGGAGCAAGGTGATCATCGAGCTGGCGCGCAAGGGTTACAGCGCGATCCGCGCGGTGGAAATGCCCTTGACGTCGCTGGCCGATGACGTCGAGCGCACCCGCAAGATGATTGCCCAGGTCGATGGCCCGGTGTTGCTGGTGGGGCATTCCTACGGCGGCGCGGTGATTACCGAAGTGGGCGACCAGCCCAACGTGGTCGGGCTGGTGTATATCGCCGCCTTCGCCCCGGATGCCGGGGAAAGCCCGGGCTGGATCACCCAGCAGCACCTGCCCGCGGCGGCGGCCAACCTCGAGCCCGACAGCGACGGCTACCTGTGGCTCAAGCCAGCGGCCTTCCATGAGAGCTTCTGCCAGGACCTGGGCGCCGACGAAGCGCTGGTCATGGCGGTGACCCAGAAGGCGCCGCTGGCCAGCACCTTCGACGATACCATCAGTGCGCCGGCCTGGAAGAAAAAACCGTCCTGGTACCAGATCTCCAGCGACGACCGCATGATCCATCCACGCAACCAGCAAATGATGGCGGCCCGGCTCAACCCACAAAAGACCCTCACCCTGGCCAGTTCCCATGCCTCGCTGGCCTCGCGGGCGGCGGAGGTCGCGGCCTTTATCCACGAGGCCGCCAGCGCCACCGTCAAGGGCTGACCAGTCCCCCCCTCAGGCCCCGCTCGCGAGCGGGGCCTTGCGGCCTACAGGTCCAGGTCGACCCACACCGCCGCGTGATCCGAGCCGGCGTTTTCCTTCTTGTCCAGCTGCGGGTAGACCTCCCAGCGCTTGGGCTGGCTGCCCGGCCACATGCCCTTGCGCCAGACACCGCCGGCGGTGACGGTGGCGAACAGCGCGGGGGAGAGCAGCAGGTAGTCGATCTTGTTCGCCGCTTTGCAGGTGTCGAAGGTGCCGGGGTAACCGCCGTCGTCGAAGGCCGGATGGACGAAGGCATCCTTGAGGTCGGTACCCTTGAGCAAGGGCTCCAGCGGCGCGCTGTCCGGGGTGTCGTTGAAGTCGCCGACCACCGCGATATAGGCCTCACCCTGGGCCACCAGCGCCTGGTAGATGAGCTTGACCCGCTCGGCCTGGGCCAGGCGTTTTTTCGCCGAGGCCGCAAGGCCGCCGAAACCTTTGCTCTTGAGGTGGTTGACCAGGACGATCAGATGCTTGTCCTTTTGTTTTCCAGAAGGCAGCGGGATATGGAACTGCGCGCAATCGCGGGAAAAGATCAGCTCGCCGTTGGCCGCGGTGTCGTCGACATGGCTGCGCAGCTGGCCGATGGGGTAGCCTGCGGCGGTCATCAGGCCGACATCGATGCCCCGCGTATCGTTGCCGTCGATCAGCATCACATGCCGGTACAGCGGGCCGCCCAGGGCGCCGATGATTTCCGTGTTGAAGTCGCGCAGGGCCGGGCGGCTTTCCGCCTCGACCACCGCCAGCACATCGGCGTGCAGGTCGATCATCACCCGCGCGGTATTGCGCATCGCTTCCAGGTCCACCGGGGCCTCGATCAGCTCCAGCGAACCGACCCACTCGGTGCGGCCGTTGGCGACAATCTCCAGGCCGCCGACCTTGGGCCGCTTGACCAGGCTGCCGCGGTTCTGCCGCAGGATCACAAACGGGCCCTGGTCCGACTTGCTCAGGCCCAGCTCGGTCAGCAGCTTGACCATCTGCGCCTTGTCCTGGTCGGTGTAGATGGGCTCGCCCAGCAGCTGGTTGAGCTTGGCGAAACGCTCCAGCACCGGCTTGCCTTCGGCCCAGCCTTCCAGGTTCATGGCCTTGGCGCGGTTGAACAGGTTTTCAACGTTGTAGGACGCGAGTCTCATCGGGCTCTTCCTTTGCGTGGGGCGGACGTCAATGGGCATTACAACCGATAAAAATGACCGAATGCCGACAGGCGCGGCGTCTTGTTGCCTTCTTTATGCTGAACTCAAGAAAGGGCTAAACCGGCCTGAGATTCCCGGTGGGCGAGTCGCAGAGGGCCGGTGGGGGAGTGATCTGACAGTGAGCACTTCGCCCGAACCGAACGGGGAGGACAGGGCATGCATGATGAGTCCCGCGAGCAGGGCGAGCCGTTCAAGCGGCTGTTCTTTGCCTTGCCCTGCACCGCCGCCCAACGCCGGGCCATTGCCCAGTGGCGCAGCGCCCTGGGGCTCAGGAGCGGCCGTCCGGTGCCGGCGGAAAACTTTCATTTGACCCTGATGTTCCTGGGCTCGGTCACCGTGGCGCAGATTCCGCGGATCTGCGCCGCGGCGGCGAACGTGCGAACGCCCGGTGAGGCGCTACACGTCCCGCTCGACCGCCTGGAGGTCTGGCGCCGGGCCGGGGTCTTGTTGCTGGCGCCGGCACAGGCGCCGCTGGCGTTGCGTCAGCTGGTGTATGCCTTGCAGGAAGCGCTGCTGCCCCTTGGGCTGGTCGATTCGCCGCGGGAATTTCGCCCGCACTTGACCTTGATGCGCGACTATCGGGCAGCGGTTCCCGAGTCCCAGACCCCTGCGGATTTTCAGCTGAGTGCCCGGCACTTCGCCCTGTACGAGTCGCATAAGGGCCGTTATCGGCCGCTGGCCGAATGGGCGCTGGCGCGGTGACGCTCGGGGCAGCCCTGTCGGCAGGTTCGCCGGTCAGCCGAAATCCGAGTGCCCCAGGGCCTGCACGTTATAGTTGATGAGGCCGAATCAATGGGAGGAGGACATGCGCCAGATCGTCAGCAAAGAGCCGTGGTGGGCCGCGCCGCCGAAACCGGGCCAGGATGAGTCCGAGCTGGACTGGGGCTGGCTGGTCACTTACAACGAGGGCGAGCCGCGCTTCGAGTTCGTCAAGGAGCGCCCTTCGGAGCAGGAGATCCGTCAGCGCAAGAGTTGCCGGACCACGCCGTCCGAGTAGCCGGTCGGCGCGGAGGGCAATCTTGCGCGACCCTCACTGCTTGTAGCCGATCTGCCGCAGCAGGTTCTTGCGCCACAGGATGTCGTCATCGCCTTCCAGGCCCTTGGCGCAGAAGCCATCCACCACCCCCAGCACCGCCCGGCCCTGCGCCGTTTCAGCGAGAATCACCTGGCTCGGGTTGGCGGTCGCGCAGAAGATGCGGCACACCTCAGGCACCATCTTCAGGGTGTTGAGCACGTTCAATGGATAAAAACCGTCGCCGAGAAACACGATAAAGCTGTGGCCGGCGGCGATCGCCTGGGCGTTCTTTTGCGCCAGCGCGATCATCGTCGGATCGCTGCCGGACCAGCGCACCAGGCATTGGCCGGAGGCTTCGCAAAAGGCCAGGCCAAAAGCGATGTTCGGCACGCTGGCGACCAGGGCTTCGTGGATGTCCTCGACGGACTTGATGAAGTGGGTCTGGCCGAAAATGAAGTTGGTGGCTTCCGGCTTGTCGATGTTTACGCTGATCAGTTGCATCTCGAACCGCTCCTTGCCGATGTCGCGCGGCGCTGGGGGGGGCGTTGACGGAAAGGGGACGCCCGTCGTAGCCCGTTACCGGCGAGGCGGGATTGCTTCCAGCAACAGATCAAGCATAGCCATTCATTGGCTGCTGCCGGGTTGGTCATGCCTGAACGATGGCCGTCAACAGCTGATCGGCCCGTTCGTTCCTGACCGCCGGTGCCTAGAACTTCGCGTAATTCAATGCGTCGACAATCAGTGAGCCGCCCACGCCGGTCAGCGACAGCAGCAGGGCGCGCACCAGTGGTTCTTGCGAGTAACTTGAGAAGGCTCCGGTATTGAGGGCAACGATGCGTCCGCGGATCAGTTCGAGCTTGTTGTAGATCGGTGCGTCCTCGGGTGTTTCCAGCCGGTAGTTATCCAGACGCTGTAACGCTGCGCCACGTGCCTGTTCCGCGGCACGGCGCAGCGACAGCGCGGAAGCGAGCAAGATCAATGTTGTCAGCAGGAAGGAAATGACGATGCTGGGCGGTGTCGGCCAGTTGTCGAACACGCTGTTGCGTGACGCAATCAGGATCAGCATGACGACCGTGGGGGCATAGATCAGGCGATTGACGGTCGCCGTGCGCTTGGCGATCAGTTGCATGTCCATCCAGTCGTCGATGCAGGGGTGCAGAGGCACGCCGAAAACCCTCCAGTGCTCCTTGCGCAGTGCTTTTGGCCAGATCGCGTAATGCGTGCTCAGGTTGCGGATGAACCGTGTCAGCAGGAGGTTGGCATCCACTACCCAGAACACCAACAGCTGGAAGGTCAGGGTTGGCAGCAGCCAGTTCAACATCCAGATCGATGACTCGCCCCGAATGGGCGCGCCTTCCATTGGCCAGAGCACGAAGAGCGCGCTGGTGATTACGACGAATATCCAGGTGGCGAGGAGGGCGCGCAGCATTCGGGCGCCGAAGGTGCCAGCCACGCAGTGTTCTCTCCAGAAGCTCGTGACGAAAATGATCCTGCGCTTGTCGGCAACATATGACTGGATTGTGGTCGTCAGTCTCTTCGGCGTGTGCCAGTCGCGCTCGCTGACTAAGAGCGGGAACAGGATCAGGAACAGGCAACGTCCCAGGGCGGCTCGCCACCTATGTGGCGTTGTGCCCCTTTCTCGGTTGACCAGGCGCAGTAGCTGCCCCCACAGGCTCATCTGCAGCCTGCTCATGTGTCGATCCAGGTGGTAGGCCTTTTCGATCTCGACACGGTTGATGCGCAGGGTGCGCCAACCCCAGGCCAGCGCCGTGATCGAGATGACCACGGCGAGCAGGCGCAGGGCCAAGGTGGGCCAGGCGCTGATGCCCTCGAACAGGAACATCGGCTCACCCAGCCCGTCATCCGTCAATACACGCCGGATCTGGTACATCCACAGCAAGGCCAGAACGAATACCACGATCGGTACCACGACGTACCACGCCGAGGCGTCGAACAAGCCACTGCTTGCAGGAGCGGGGACCTGTCCGGGTTGCGCTGGTTGGGGCTGATGACGGCGGATAAGTTCCGAGCAAACGATGCCCAACAGGATCAGTACGAAGGCGGTCCACATGAACTCCACGCGCCAGAACCGCATGGCGAGCCACGCCGACAGTCCGGACACCACATACAGCGTCAGCGGGATACTGTGCACCCAGGCTGGCAGTTTGCTGTCTCTGGATTGCGCATAGGTCCACCACCAGCCAAGGAGGATCACCACTACCAGCAGGATGAACGTCAGCGGCCCGGCCCAGAAAAACGACTGCCTTTCATCGAGCTTGTCGCGTACCGACTGAGAGAGTTCGGGATAAGGAGGGGGCGAAGGATCCTGCAGGCAACGCAACGCCATGAGGTCGTGCGTTGCTTGCCGGGTCTGGCCGGGTGTCGCGCAATCCTTGGGGCGTTCGGCGCTCTTCTTGTTTGACAGGGGGATGAAGCCGCTGATGCCCACCTCATAGATGCCCGGCGAAAGCAGCTCCGATTTGTAGTCGAACTTTGCCCGCTTGACGTCGTAGGCCCGGGGGGACTGCGCCGCCAGGATCGCGATGAATACCGCACTTTGCAGACTCTCGCGAAACGGCGGCACATCCTGTTGCAGGGCGCGTGTCAGCGTGAGCCCGTAGGGTGCTGCCAGGACCAGGTTGCGCGTGGTCTGGGCCTGGCCACGCTGGAGCATGCGCGCATCGAGGTTGGTGGAGAAAAACACTTTGTTCGGCATCCGGCCCTTGAGGGCCTGCAGCACCAGCAGCTTGTCGTAGGTATCGGCCCCCAGCACACCGATGGCGCCGATACCGCTGGTGCCCTTGCGGCGATAGGCTTCGTCCTCGCGCGCGATATGGTCGGCGAGGCGGCGCAGGTAATCGAGCTGGGAATTGCCGTCGGACTTTTCCAGCGGGCTCAGATCCAGGGTGTTCTTGTCCTTGCTGTTTTTATTGTCATCGCTACCAGGCGCCTTGTTGCCGCTGGCGGCCTCCTCTGGCAAACGCCCGTCCACGCCTCGCAGGTAACTGAAGCGCAATACCCAGTCATTGACCGCCGCCTGGTCTTTGCTGTCGATGCCGGCATCCTGGGCAACCTGCGATTTAAAGCTCTCGCTCAGTGCGCGGCTGTAGAAACTGTCCCACTC from Pseudomonas chlororaphis subsp. chlororaphis encodes:
- a CDS encoding AraC family transcriptional regulator; its protein translation is MTEKPKTVQRHLPPAASPADLRHPSADVFFEVFSLARMHGELLGETLLQPGQLLQRAAGGACFHVIQDAGCQLRLDGNNQTTSLMPGDILFVPHGQAHQLHSTADASPDLPARITSGVFRFEGGCGQALSQGLPGVLQVSCQGEDPSDLIGSREWLSLTVAAMQKEVRNPSIGSSIMLSRIIDLMFIWAVRHWLAHAPQGISGWIAALRDPLVGQALALLHAEPGAAWSVERLAGLVNQSRSNLAQRFTRLVGQSPMRYLMHWRMQLASQRLQTSSLRISRIAEQLGYESEAAFSRAFRREFGVAPSEYRSRG
- a CDS encoding adenosine-specific kinase, coding for MQLISVNIDKPEATNFIFGQTHFIKSVEDIHEALVASVPNIAFGLAFCEASGQCLVRWSGSDPTMIALAQKNAQAIAAGHSFIVFLGDGFYPLNVLNTLKMVPEVCRIFCATANPSQVILAETAQGRAVLGVVDGFCAKGLEGDDDILWRKNLLRQIGYKQ
- the thpR gene encoding RNA 2',3'-cyclic phosphodiesterase, which translates into the protein MHDESREQGEPFKRLFFALPCTAAQRRAIAQWRSALGLRSGRPVPAENFHLTLMFLGSVTVAQIPRICAAAANVRTPGEALHVPLDRLEVWRRAGVLLLAPAQAPLALRQLVYALQEALLPLGLVDSPREFRPHLTLMRDYRAAVPESQTPADFQLSARHFALYESHKGRYRPLAEWALAR
- a CDS encoding alpha/beta hydrolase, with product MSGQPTIVLVHGFWGDAAHWSKVIIELARKGYSAIRAVEMPLTSLADDVERTRKMIAQVDGPVLLVGHSYGGAVITEVGDQPNVVGLVYIAAFAPDAGESPGWITQQHLPAAAANLEPDSDGYLWLKPAAFHESFCQDLGADEALVMAVTQKAPLASTFDDTISAPAWKKKPSWYQISSDDRMIHPRNQQMMAARLNPQKTLTLASSHASLASRAAEVAAFIHEAASATVKG
- a CDS encoding endonuclease/exonuclease/phosphatase family protein → MRLASYNVENLFNRAKAMNLEGWAEGKPVLERFAKLNQLLGEPIYTDQDKAQMVKLLTELGLSKSDQGPFVILRQNRGSLVKRPKVGGLEIVANGRTEWVGSLELIEAPVDLEAMRNTARVMIDLHADVLAVVEAESRPALRDFNTEIIGALGGPLYRHVMLIDGNDTRGIDVGLMTAAGYPIGQLRSHVDDTAANGELIFSRDCAQFHIPLPSGKQKDKHLIVLVNHLKSKGFGGLAASAKKRLAQAERVKLIYQALVAQGEAYIAVVGDFNDTPDSAPLEPLLKGTDLKDAFVHPAFDDGGYPGTFDTCKAANKIDYLLLSPALFATVTAGGVWRKGMWPGSQPKRWEVYPQLDKKENAGSDHAAVWVDLDL